A region from the Ananas comosus cultivar F153 unplaced genomic scaffold, ASM154086v1, whole genome shotgun sequence genome encodes:
- the LOC109704336 gene encoding ruBisCO large subunit-binding protein subunit alpha-like isoform X4, whose amino-acid sequence MALSLSSSLVLSLFYPSSPQTLSFTRSGMPNWVRVASKSRSLEKRGYGLGSCVASKRRSLGGNFTVRAGPKRISFGDECKRGLLAGIDKLADAVSITLGPKGRNVVIDEPGVPKVINDGVTIARAIELSDAVENAGAMLLQEVASKTNDSAGDGTTTAIILAREMIKLGLLAVATGANPVSLKKGIDKAVNELIKILRSKSVPVSGKEDIKAVAAISAGNDQFIGDLIAEAVEKIGRDGVISIESSSSFDTLIEVQEGMKIDKGYISPHFITNQDKSIVEFQNAKVLVTDQKITNIKSLVPLLEKTTQLSVPLLIISEDISSEVLATLVLNKLRGVLNVAAIKCPGFGEGKKALLQDIALMTGADFLASDLGLTLESVTSDQLGIAQKITITSNSTTIVADPIMKEEIKARISQIKKDISDTDSAYLSRKLSERVAKLSSGVAVIKVGAPTEAELEDRKLRIEDAKNATFAAIDEGIAPGGGATFVHLSKQIPQIKDLIDDPDEKIGVDIVGKALLTPAMTIAHNAGLDGSAVVEKLLSSEWLIGYNAMTNMYENLLQSGIIDPARVSRCALQNAASITGMILMTQAIMVDKVKKPAPPFPLVPGITP is encoded by the exons AtggcgctctctctctcctcctccctcgtcctctctctcttctaccCCTCCTCTCCTCAGACCCTCTCTTTCACG AGAAGCGGGATGCCGAATTGGGTTCGCGTAGCATCAAAATCTCGATCTTTGG AGAAGCGAGGATACGGATTGGGTTCTTGCGTAGCATCGAAACGGCGATCTTTGGGTGGTAATTTTACTGTAAGAGCTGGGCCTAAGAGGATATCTTTTGGGGATGAGTGTAAAAGGGGCTTGTTGGCAGGGATTGATAAGCTCGCTGATGCGGTTTCCATTACCTTGGGGCCGAAAG GGCGTAATGTTGTTATCGATGAACCGGGAGTGCCTAAAGTAATAAATGATGGGGTTACGATTGCTCGGGCTATTGAACTCTCAGATGCAGTTGAAAATGCCGGTGCCATGTTGCTTCAAGAG GTAGCAAGCAAGACAAATGACTCAGCGGGGGATGGGACCACCACTGCAATTATTTTGGCTCGGGAAATGATCAAATTAGGGTTGTTGGCAGTTGCCACCGGGGCTAACCCTGTGTCTTTGAAAAAGGGCATCGATAAAGCTGTTAATGAACTTATCAAGATCTTGAGGAGTAAATCTGTTCCCGTGAGTGGAAAGGAAGACATAAAAG CTGTAGCTGCAATATCTGCGGGAAATGACCAGTTTATTGGAGATCTTATTGCTGAAGCCGTTGAAAAGATTGGTCGTGATGGAGTAATCTCAATTGAATCATCTTCCTCTTTTGATACCCTAATAGAAGTCCAAGAAGGAATGAAG ATAGACAAGGGGTATATATCTCCACACTTCATCACAAACCAGGACAAATCGATCGTGGAGTTTCAGAATGCTAAAGTTCTTGTAACCGATCAAAAGATTACAAATATTAAATCCCTAGTTCCTTTATTGGAAAAGACCACTCAGCTAAGCGTGCCATTATTAATCATCTCTGAGGATATCTCAAGCGAAGTGCTTGCAACTCTCGTCCTAAACAAACTGCGAGGAGTGTTGAATGTTGCGGCGATTAAGTGCCCTGGTTTCGGAGAAGGAAAGAAGGCTCTTCTCCAAGATATTGCTCTCATGACAG GTGCAGATTTTCTCGCTAGCGACTTGGGCTTGACGCTTGAAAGCGTGACTTCGGACCAGCTAGGTATTGCTCAGAAGATTACTATAACAAGTAATTCGACGACCATCGTCGCAGACCCAATAATGAAAGAGGAGATTAAGGCGAGAATTTCCCAAATAAAGAAAGATATAAGTGACACAGACAGTGCTTATTTATCAAGGAAGCTGTCTGAAAGAGTTGCAAAGCTTTCAAGTGGTGTAGCCGTGATCAAG GTAGGAGCACCCACTGAAGCTGAACTTGAGGACAGGAAACTTAGAATTGAAGATGCAAAGAACGCAACTTTTGCTGCCATAGATGAAGGTATAGCACCTGGTGGTGGGGCCACTTTTGTACATTTATCAAAGCAAATTCCCCAGATTAAGGATCTTATTGATGACCCAGACGAGAAGATTGGAGTTGACATAGTTGGAAAG GCACTTCTTACACCCGCTATGACAATAGCTCACAATGCGGGGCTCGATGGTTCGGCTGTCGTTGAGAAGCTCCTTTCTAGTGAATGGCTTATCGGGTATAATGCAATGACTAACATGTACGAAAACCTCCTTCAATCTGGTATTATCGACCCAGCTAGGGTTTCAAGGTGCGCACTTCAAAATGCAGCTTCTATAACTGGAATGATTCTAATGACGCAAGCTATTATGGTCGATAAAGTAAAGAAGCCTGCACCTCCTTTTCCTTTAGTTCCTGGTATTACCCCATAG
- the LOC109704336 gene encoding ruBisCO large subunit-binding protein subunit alpha-like isoform X2 has protein sequence MALSLSSSLVLSLFYPSSPQTLSFTRSGMPNWVRVASKSRSLGTNFTRGYGLGSCVASKRRSLGGNFTVRAGPKRISFGDECKRGLLAGIDKLADAVSITLGPKGRNVVIDEPGVPKVINDGVTIARAIELSDAVENAGAMLLQEVASKTNDSAGDGTTTAIILAREMIKLGLLAVATGANPVSLKKGIDKAVNELIKILRSKSVPVSGKEDIKAVAAISAGNDQFIGDLIAEAVEKIGRDGVISIESSSSFDTLIEVQEGMKIDKGYISPHFITNQDKSIVEFQNAKVLVTDQKITNIKSLVPLLEKTTQLSVPLLIISEDISSEVLATLVLNKLRGVLNVAAIKCPGFGEGKKALLQDIALMTGADFLASDLGLTLESVTSDQLGIAQKITITSNSTTIVADPIMKEEIKARISQIKKDISDTDSAYLSRKLSERVAKLSSGVAVIKVGAPTEAELEDRKLRIEDAKNATFAAIDEGIAPGGGATFVHLSKQIPQIKDLIDDPDEKIGVDIVGKALLTPAMTIAHNAGLDGSAVVEKLLSSEWLIGYNAMTNMYENLLQSGIIDPARVSRCALQNAASITGMILMTQAIMVDKVKKPAPPFPLVPGITP, from the exons AtggcgctctctctctcctcctccctcgtcctctctctcttctaccCCTCCTCTCCTCAGACCCTCTCTTTCACG AGAAGCGGGATGCCGAATTGGGTTCGCGTAGCATCAAAATCTCGATCTTTGGGTACTAATTTTACT CGAGGATACGGATTGGGTTCTTGCGTAGCATCGAAACGGCGATCTTTGGGTGGTAATTTTACTGTAAGAGCTGGGCCTAAGAGGATATCTTTTGGGGATGAGTGTAAAAGGGGCTTGTTGGCAGGGATTGATAAGCTCGCTGATGCGGTTTCCATTACCTTGGGGCCGAAAG GGCGTAATGTTGTTATCGATGAACCGGGAGTGCCTAAAGTAATAAATGATGGGGTTACGATTGCTCGGGCTATTGAACTCTCAGATGCAGTTGAAAATGCCGGTGCCATGTTGCTTCAAGAG GTAGCAAGCAAGACAAATGACTCAGCGGGGGATGGGACCACCACTGCAATTATTTTGGCTCGGGAAATGATCAAATTAGGGTTGTTGGCAGTTGCCACCGGGGCTAACCCTGTGTCTTTGAAAAAGGGCATCGATAAAGCTGTTAATGAACTTATCAAGATCTTGAGGAGTAAATCTGTTCCCGTGAGTGGAAAGGAAGACATAAAAG CTGTAGCTGCAATATCTGCGGGAAATGACCAGTTTATTGGAGATCTTATTGCTGAAGCCGTTGAAAAGATTGGTCGTGATGGAGTAATCTCAATTGAATCATCTTCCTCTTTTGATACCCTAATAGAAGTCCAAGAAGGAATGAAG ATAGACAAGGGGTATATATCTCCACACTTCATCACAAACCAGGACAAATCGATCGTGGAGTTTCAGAATGCTAAAGTTCTTGTAACCGATCAAAAGATTACAAATATTAAATCCCTAGTTCCTTTATTGGAAAAGACCACTCAGCTAAGCGTGCCATTATTAATCATCTCTGAGGATATCTCAAGCGAAGTGCTTGCAACTCTCGTCCTAAACAAACTGCGAGGAGTGTTGAATGTTGCGGCGATTAAGTGCCCTGGTTTCGGAGAAGGAAAGAAGGCTCTTCTCCAAGATATTGCTCTCATGACAG GTGCAGATTTTCTCGCTAGCGACTTGGGCTTGACGCTTGAAAGCGTGACTTCGGACCAGCTAGGTATTGCTCAGAAGATTACTATAACAAGTAATTCGACGACCATCGTCGCAGACCCAATAATGAAAGAGGAGATTAAGGCGAGAATTTCCCAAATAAAGAAAGATATAAGTGACACAGACAGTGCTTATTTATCAAGGAAGCTGTCTGAAAGAGTTGCAAAGCTTTCAAGTGGTGTAGCCGTGATCAAG GTAGGAGCACCCACTGAAGCTGAACTTGAGGACAGGAAACTTAGAATTGAAGATGCAAAGAACGCAACTTTTGCTGCCATAGATGAAGGTATAGCACCTGGTGGTGGGGCCACTTTTGTACATTTATCAAAGCAAATTCCCCAGATTAAGGATCTTATTGATGACCCAGACGAGAAGATTGGAGTTGACATAGTTGGAAAG GCACTTCTTACACCCGCTATGACAATAGCTCACAATGCGGGGCTCGATGGTTCGGCTGTCGTTGAGAAGCTCCTTTCTAGTGAATGGCTTATCGGGTATAATGCAATGACTAACATGTACGAAAACCTCCTTCAATCTGGTATTATCGACCCAGCTAGGGTTTCAAGGTGCGCACTTCAAAATGCAGCTTCTATAACTGGAATGATTCTAATGACGCAAGCTATTATGGTCGATAAAGTAAAGAAGCCTGCACCTCCTTTTCCTTTAGTTCCTGGTATTACCCCATAG
- the LOC109704336 gene encoding ruBisCO large subunit-binding protein subunit alpha-like isoform X1 yields MALSLSSSLVLSLFYPSSPQTLSFTVRSGMPNWVRVASKSRSLGTNFTRGYGLGSCVASKRRSLGGNFTVRAGPKRISFGDECKRGLLAGIDKLADAVSITLGPKGRNVVIDEPGVPKVINDGVTIARAIELSDAVENAGAMLLQEVASKTNDSAGDGTTTAIILAREMIKLGLLAVATGANPVSLKKGIDKAVNELIKILRSKSVPVSGKEDIKAVAAISAGNDQFIGDLIAEAVEKIGRDGVISIESSSSFDTLIEVQEGMKIDKGYISPHFITNQDKSIVEFQNAKVLVTDQKITNIKSLVPLLEKTTQLSVPLLIISEDISSEVLATLVLNKLRGVLNVAAIKCPGFGEGKKALLQDIALMTGADFLASDLGLTLESVTSDQLGIAQKITITSNSTTIVADPIMKEEIKARISQIKKDISDTDSAYLSRKLSERVAKLSSGVAVIKVGAPTEAELEDRKLRIEDAKNATFAAIDEGIAPGGGATFVHLSKQIPQIKDLIDDPDEKIGVDIVGKALLTPAMTIAHNAGLDGSAVVEKLLSSEWLIGYNAMTNMYENLLQSGIIDPARVSRCALQNAASITGMILMTQAIMVDKVKKPAPPFPLVPGITP; encoded by the exons AtggcgctctctctctcctcctccctcgtcctctctctcttctaccCCTCCTCTCCTCAGACCCTCTCTTTCACGGTG AGAAGCGGGATGCCGAATTGGGTTCGCGTAGCATCAAAATCTCGATCTTTGGGTACTAATTTTACT CGAGGATACGGATTGGGTTCTTGCGTAGCATCGAAACGGCGATCTTTGGGTGGTAATTTTACTGTAAGAGCTGGGCCTAAGAGGATATCTTTTGGGGATGAGTGTAAAAGGGGCTTGTTGGCAGGGATTGATAAGCTCGCTGATGCGGTTTCCATTACCTTGGGGCCGAAAG GGCGTAATGTTGTTATCGATGAACCGGGAGTGCCTAAAGTAATAAATGATGGGGTTACGATTGCTCGGGCTATTGAACTCTCAGATGCAGTTGAAAATGCCGGTGCCATGTTGCTTCAAGAG GTAGCAAGCAAGACAAATGACTCAGCGGGGGATGGGACCACCACTGCAATTATTTTGGCTCGGGAAATGATCAAATTAGGGTTGTTGGCAGTTGCCACCGGGGCTAACCCTGTGTCTTTGAAAAAGGGCATCGATAAAGCTGTTAATGAACTTATCAAGATCTTGAGGAGTAAATCTGTTCCCGTGAGTGGAAAGGAAGACATAAAAG CTGTAGCTGCAATATCTGCGGGAAATGACCAGTTTATTGGAGATCTTATTGCTGAAGCCGTTGAAAAGATTGGTCGTGATGGAGTAATCTCAATTGAATCATCTTCCTCTTTTGATACCCTAATAGAAGTCCAAGAAGGAATGAAG ATAGACAAGGGGTATATATCTCCACACTTCATCACAAACCAGGACAAATCGATCGTGGAGTTTCAGAATGCTAAAGTTCTTGTAACCGATCAAAAGATTACAAATATTAAATCCCTAGTTCCTTTATTGGAAAAGACCACTCAGCTAAGCGTGCCATTATTAATCATCTCTGAGGATATCTCAAGCGAAGTGCTTGCAACTCTCGTCCTAAACAAACTGCGAGGAGTGTTGAATGTTGCGGCGATTAAGTGCCCTGGTTTCGGAGAAGGAAAGAAGGCTCTTCTCCAAGATATTGCTCTCATGACAG GTGCAGATTTTCTCGCTAGCGACTTGGGCTTGACGCTTGAAAGCGTGACTTCGGACCAGCTAGGTATTGCTCAGAAGATTACTATAACAAGTAATTCGACGACCATCGTCGCAGACCCAATAATGAAAGAGGAGATTAAGGCGAGAATTTCCCAAATAAAGAAAGATATAAGTGACACAGACAGTGCTTATTTATCAAGGAAGCTGTCTGAAAGAGTTGCAAAGCTTTCAAGTGGTGTAGCCGTGATCAAG GTAGGAGCACCCACTGAAGCTGAACTTGAGGACAGGAAACTTAGAATTGAAGATGCAAAGAACGCAACTTTTGCTGCCATAGATGAAGGTATAGCACCTGGTGGTGGGGCCACTTTTGTACATTTATCAAAGCAAATTCCCCAGATTAAGGATCTTATTGATGACCCAGACGAGAAGATTGGAGTTGACATAGTTGGAAAG GCACTTCTTACACCCGCTATGACAATAGCTCACAATGCGGGGCTCGATGGTTCGGCTGTCGTTGAGAAGCTCCTTTCTAGTGAATGGCTTATCGGGTATAATGCAATGACTAACATGTACGAAAACCTCCTTCAATCTGGTATTATCGACCCAGCTAGGGTTTCAAGGTGCGCACTTCAAAATGCAGCTTCTATAACTGGAATGATTCTAATGACGCAAGCTATTATGGTCGATAAAGTAAAGAAGCCTGCACCTCCTTTTCCTTTAGTTCCTGGTATTACCCCATAG
- the LOC109704336 gene encoding ruBisCO large subunit-binding protein subunit alpha, chloroplastic-like isoform X7: MSVKGACWQGLISSLMRFPLPWGRKVASKTNDSAGDGTTTAIILAREMIKLGLLAVATGANPVSLKKGIDKAVNELIKILRSKSVPVSGKEDIKAVAAISAGNDQFIGDLIAEAVEKIGRDGVISIESSSSFDTLIEVQEGMKIDKGYISPHFITNQDKSIVEFQNAKVLVTDQKITNIKSLVPLLEKTTQLSVPLLIISEDISSEVLATLVLNKLRGVLNVAAIKCPGFGEGKKALLQDIALMTGADFLASDLGLTLESVTSDQLGIAQKITITSNSTTIVADPIMKEEIKARISQIKKDISDTDSAYLSRKLSERVAKLSSGVAVIKVGAPTEAELEDRKLRIEDAKNATFAAIDEGIAPGGGATFVHLSKQIPQIKDLIDDPDEKIGVDIVGKALLTPAMTIAHNAGLDGSAVVEKLLSSEWLIGYNAMTNMYENLLQSGIIDPARVSRCALQNAASITGMILMTQAIMVDKVKKPAPPFPLVPGITP, from the exons ATGAGTGTAAAAGGGGCTTGTTGGCAGGGATTGATAAGCTCGCTGATGCGGTTTCCATTACCTTGGGGCCGAAAG GTAGCAAGCAAGACAAATGACTCAGCGGGGGATGGGACCACCACTGCAATTATTTTGGCTCGGGAAATGATCAAATTAGGGTTGTTGGCAGTTGCCACCGGGGCTAACCCTGTGTCTTTGAAAAAGGGCATCGATAAAGCTGTTAATGAACTTATCAAGATCTTGAGGAGTAAATCTGTTCCCGTGAGTGGAAAGGAAGACATAAAAG CTGTAGCTGCAATATCTGCGGGAAATGACCAGTTTATTGGAGATCTTATTGCTGAAGCCGTTGAAAAGATTGGTCGTGATGGAGTAATCTCAATTGAATCATCTTCCTCTTTTGATACCCTAATAGAAGTCCAAGAAGGAATGAAG ATAGACAAGGGGTATATATCTCCACACTTCATCACAAACCAGGACAAATCGATCGTGGAGTTTCAGAATGCTAAAGTTCTTGTAACCGATCAAAAGATTACAAATATTAAATCCCTAGTTCCTTTATTGGAAAAGACCACTCAGCTAAGCGTGCCATTATTAATCATCTCTGAGGATATCTCAAGCGAAGTGCTTGCAACTCTCGTCCTAAACAAACTGCGAGGAGTGTTGAATGTTGCGGCGATTAAGTGCCCTGGTTTCGGAGAAGGAAAGAAGGCTCTTCTCCAAGATATTGCTCTCATGACAG GTGCAGATTTTCTCGCTAGCGACTTGGGCTTGACGCTTGAAAGCGTGACTTCGGACCAGCTAGGTATTGCTCAGAAGATTACTATAACAAGTAATTCGACGACCATCGTCGCAGACCCAATAATGAAAGAGGAGATTAAGGCGAGAATTTCCCAAATAAAGAAAGATATAAGTGACACAGACAGTGCTTATTTATCAAGGAAGCTGTCTGAAAGAGTTGCAAAGCTTTCAAGTGGTGTAGCCGTGATCAAG GTAGGAGCACCCACTGAAGCTGAACTTGAGGACAGGAAACTTAGAATTGAAGATGCAAAGAACGCAACTTTTGCTGCCATAGATGAAGGTATAGCACCTGGTGGTGGGGCCACTTTTGTACATTTATCAAAGCAAATTCCCCAGATTAAGGATCTTATTGATGACCCAGACGAGAAGATTGGAGTTGACATAGTTGGAAAG GCACTTCTTACACCCGCTATGACAATAGCTCACAATGCGGGGCTCGATGGTTCGGCTGTCGTTGAGAAGCTCCTTTCTAGTGAATGGCTTATCGGGTATAATGCAATGACTAACATGTACGAAAACCTCCTTCAATCTGGTATTATCGACCCAGCTAGGGTTTCAAGGTGCGCACTTCAAAATGCAGCTTCTATAACTGGAATGATTCTAATGACGCAAGCTATTATGGTCGATAAAGTAAAGAAGCCTGCACCTCCTTTTCCTTTAGTTCCTGGTATTACCCCATAG
- the LOC109704336 gene encoding ruBisCO large subunit-binding protein subunit alpha-like isoform X6: MSVKGACWQGLISSLMRFPLPWGRKLMAGRNVVIDEPGVPKVINDGVTIARAIELSDAVENAGAMLLQEVASKTNDSAGDGTTTAIILAREMIKLGLLAVATGANPVSLKKGIDKAVNELIKILRSKSVPVSGKEDIKAVAAISAGNDQFIGDLIAEAVEKIGRDGVISIESSSSFDTLIEVQEGMKIDKGYISPHFITNQDKSIVEFQNAKVLVTDQKITNIKSLVPLLEKTTQLSVPLLIISEDISSEVLATLVLNKLRGVLNVAAIKCPGFGEGKKALLQDIALMTGADFLASDLGLTLESVTSDQLGIAQKITITSNSTTIVADPIMKEEIKARISQIKKDISDTDSAYLSRKLSERVAKLSSGVAVIKVGAPTEAELEDRKLRIEDAKNATFAAIDEGIAPGGGATFVHLSKQIPQIKDLIDDPDEKIGVDIVGKALLTPAMTIAHNAGLDGSAVVEKLLSSEWLIGYNAMTNMYENLLQSGIIDPARVSRCALQNAASITGMILMTQAIMVDKVKKPAPPFPLVPGITP, translated from the exons ATGAGTGTAAAAGGGGCTTGTTGGCAGGGATTGATAAGCTCGCTGATGCGGTTTCCATTACCTTGGGGCCGAAAG CTCATGGCAGGGCGTAATGTTGTTATCGATGAACCGGGAGTGCCTAAAGTAATAAATGATGGGGTTACGATTGCTCGGGCTATTGAACTCTCAGATGCAGTTGAAAATGCCGGTGCCATGTTGCTTCAAGAG GTAGCAAGCAAGACAAATGACTCAGCGGGGGATGGGACCACCACTGCAATTATTTTGGCTCGGGAAATGATCAAATTAGGGTTGTTGGCAGTTGCCACCGGGGCTAACCCTGTGTCTTTGAAAAAGGGCATCGATAAAGCTGTTAATGAACTTATCAAGATCTTGAGGAGTAAATCTGTTCCCGTGAGTGGAAAGGAAGACATAAAAG CTGTAGCTGCAATATCTGCGGGAAATGACCAGTTTATTGGAGATCTTATTGCTGAAGCCGTTGAAAAGATTGGTCGTGATGGAGTAATCTCAATTGAATCATCTTCCTCTTTTGATACCCTAATAGAAGTCCAAGAAGGAATGAAG ATAGACAAGGGGTATATATCTCCACACTTCATCACAAACCAGGACAAATCGATCGTGGAGTTTCAGAATGCTAAAGTTCTTGTAACCGATCAAAAGATTACAAATATTAAATCCCTAGTTCCTTTATTGGAAAAGACCACTCAGCTAAGCGTGCCATTATTAATCATCTCTGAGGATATCTCAAGCGAAGTGCTTGCAACTCTCGTCCTAAACAAACTGCGAGGAGTGTTGAATGTTGCGGCGATTAAGTGCCCTGGTTTCGGAGAAGGAAAGAAGGCTCTTCTCCAAGATATTGCTCTCATGACAG GTGCAGATTTTCTCGCTAGCGACTTGGGCTTGACGCTTGAAAGCGTGACTTCGGACCAGCTAGGTATTGCTCAGAAGATTACTATAACAAGTAATTCGACGACCATCGTCGCAGACCCAATAATGAAAGAGGAGATTAAGGCGAGAATTTCCCAAATAAAGAAAGATATAAGTGACACAGACAGTGCTTATTTATCAAGGAAGCTGTCTGAAAGAGTTGCAAAGCTTTCAAGTGGTGTAGCCGTGATCAAG GTAGGAGCACCCACTGAAGCTGAACTTGAGGACAGGAAACTTAGAATTGAAGATGCAAAGAACGCAACTTTTGCTGCCATAGATGAAGGTATAGCACCTGGTGGTGGGGCCACTTTTGTACATTTATCAAAGCAAATTCCCCAGATTAAGGATCTTATTGATGACCCAGACGAGAAGATTGGAGTTGACATAGTTGGAAAG GCACTTCTTACACCCGCTATGACAATAGCTCACAATGCGGGGCTCGATGGTTCGGCTGTCGTTGAGAAGCTCCTTTCTAGTGAATGGCTTATCGGGTATAATGCAATGACTAACATGTACGAAAACCTCCTTCAATCTGGTATTATCGACCCAGCTAGGGTTTCAAGGTGCGCACTTCAAAATGCAGCTTCTATAACTGGAATGATTCTAATGACGCAAGCTATTATGGTCGATAAAGTAAAGAAGCCTGCACCTCCTTTTCCTTTAGTTCCTGGTATTACCCCATAG
- the LOC109704336 gene encoding ruBisCO large subunit-binding protein subunit alpha-like isoform X3, which yields MALSLSSSLVLSLFYPSSPQTLSFTVRSGMPNWVRVASKSRSLEKRGYGLGSCVASKRRSLGGNFTVRAGPKRISFGDECKRGLLAGIDKLADAVSITLGPKGRNVVIDEPGVPKVINDGVTIARAIELSDAVENAGAMLLQEVASKTNDSAGDGTTTAIILAREMIKLGLLAVATGANPVSLKKGIDKAVNELIKILRSKSVPVSGKEDIKAVAAISAGNDQFIGDLIAEAVEKIGRDGVISIESSSSFDTLIEVQEGMKIDKGYISPHFITNQDKSIVEFQNAKVLVTDQKITNIKSLVPLLEKTTQLSVPLLIISEDISSEVLATLVLNKLRGVLNVAAIKCPGFGEGKKALLQDIALMTGADFLASDLGLTLESVTSDQLGIAQKITITSNSTTIVADPIMKEEIKARISQIKKDISDTDSAYLSRKLSERVAKLSSGVAVIKVGAPTEAELEDRKLRIEDAKNATFAAIDEGIAPGGGATFVHLSKQIPQIKDLIDDPDEKIGVDIVGKALLTPAMTIAHNAGLDGSAVVEKLLSSEWLIGYNAMTNMYENLLQSGIIDPARVSRCALQNAASITGMILMTQAIMVDKVKKPAPPFPLVPGITP from the exons AtggcgctctctctctcctcctccctcgtcctctctctcttctaccCCTCCTCTCCTCAGACCCTCTCTTTCACGGTG AGAAGCGGGATGCCGAATTGGGTTCGCGTAGCATCAAAATCTCGATCTTTGG AGAAGCGAGGATACGGATTGGGTTCTTGCGTAGCATCGAAACGGCGATCTTTGGGTGGTAATTTTACTGTAAGAGCTGGGCCTAAGAGGATATCTTTTGGGGATGAGTGTAAAAGGGGCTTGTTGGCAGGGATTGATAAGCTCGCTGATGCGGTTTCCATTACCTTGGGGCCGAAAG GGCGTAATGTTGTTATCGATGAACCGGGAGTGCCTAAAGTAATAAATGATGGGGTTACGATTGCTCGGGCTATTGAACTCTCAGATGCAGTTGAAAATGCCGGTGCCATGTTGCTTCAAGAG GTAGCAAGCAAGACAAATGACTCAGCGGGGGATGGGACCACCACTGCAATTATTTTGGCTCGGGAAATGATCAAATTAGGGTTGTTGGCAGTTGCCACCGGGGCTAACCCTGTGTCTTTGAAAAAGGGCATCGATAAAGCTGTTAATGAACTTATCAAGATCTTGAGGAGTAAATCTGTTCCCGTGAGTGGAAAGGAAGACATAAAAG CTGTAGCTGCAATATCTGCGGGAAATGACCAGTTTATTGGAGATCTTATTGCTGAAGCCGTTGAAAAGATTGGTCGTGATGGAGTAATCTCAATTGAATCATCTTCCTCTTTTGATACCCTAATAGAAGTCCAAGAAGGAATGAAG ATAGACAAGGGGTATATATCTCCACACTTCATCACAAACCAGGACAAATCGATCGTGGAGTTTCAGAATGCTAAAGTTCTTGTAACCGATCAAAAGATTACAAATATTAAATCCCTAGTTCCTTTATTGGAAAAGACCACTCAGCTAAGCGTGCCATTATTAATCATCTCTGAGGATATCTCAAGCGAAGTGCTTGCAACTCTCGTCCTAAACAAACTGCGAGGAGTGTTGAATGTTGCGGCGATTAAGTGCCCTGGTTTCGGAGAAGGAAAGAAGGCTCTTCTCCAAGATATTGCTCTCATGACAG GTGCAGATTTTCTCGCTAGCGACTTGGGCTTGACGCTTGAAAGCGTGACTTCGGACCAGCTAGGTATTGCTCAGAAGATTACTATAACAAGTAATTCGACGACCATCGTCGCAGACCCAATAATGAAAGAGGAGATTAAGGCGAGAATTTCCCAAATAAAGAAAGATATAAGTGACACAGACAGTGCTTATTTATCAAGGAAGCTGTCTGAAAGAGTTGCAAAGCTTTCAAGTGGTGTAGCCGTGATCAAG GTAGGAGCACCCACTGAAGCTGAACTTGAGGACAGGAAACTTAGAATTGAAGATGCAAAGAACGCAACTTTTGCTGCCATAGATGAAGGTATAGCACCTGGTGGTGGGGCCACTTTTGTACATTTATCAAAGCAAATTCCCCAGATTAAGGATCTTATTGATGACCCAGACGAGAAGATTGGAGTTGACATAGTTGGAAAG GCACTTCTTACACCCGCTATGACAATAGCTCACAATGCGGGGCTCGATGGTTCGGCTGTCGTTGAGAAGCTCCTTTCTAGTGAATGGCTTATCGGGTATAATGCAATGACTAACATGTACGAAAACCTCCTTCAATCTGGTATTATCGACCCAGCTAGGGTTTCAAGGTGCGCACTTCAAAATGCAGCTTCTATAACTGGAATGATTCTAATGACGCAAGCTATTATGGTCGATAAAGTAAAGAAGCCTGCACCTCCTTTTCCTTTAGTTCCTGGTATTACCCCATAG